AACGCCAGTAAGCCCGAAAGATCTCAGTGGCCCTAACTGGGATGCATGGTTGCGGTTTCGTGATGCAGTAGGAGATTTTGATACCCGGAATTACCAGTACATTCTTGTTACCGACGCTCTCTCGCAAGAAAATCTGGactgtttttctattttaagaaGCGTTCCATGGAAGATGGTTTTGGACTTCGATCCAATGTCTGAAGAAAAAGGATTTTACCGAGAATTTACATCACATGAAGGGCAAGGCAACTTGGTAAGCATGGTTACCCCAGCAGAAATGAAGCCAAAATCAATGATTAACCTGGCGCGAGAAATTGATTGTAGCAAGATCCAGTGGTTGTTTGTCAATGGAAGATCTAGTGATGCGGGTGGAAAACAGCAAGAATTCCCCGAGTGGGAAGCAACCTCGGTAAAAGAAATCTCAAGATTTTTTGGATGCTATTGCGATCCAGATAAGTTTGACAGGCAGAAACCTGTGGTGTGCTTAATTCTTCCATTTAATCAAAGAACTGTTCCTTATTTAGAACGGACGCTGGGTCGGCTCTTTGAGAACTTTGTTGACCAGTTCAGATTAGAAGTCGTGTCGTTTAAGCAAAAGCAACAGCTTTCTGTCCTTGGACAAGTCAAGATTCGCTTAATCGATTTACCTCCAGATCTCGTGCATCTTGGCTTAAAACAGATGCTTTGCTTGTCGTCATCACAGCAGTATCGAATGCCCTCTTCTCAAGCCAAGGTTTACGCAGAACTAAGTGAGAAAGAATACCTTTACCTAAAGGAGCACCTTGAACTCCTTTATGACAGTTGTGAAGAGTTACCAGTCCCAAACAACTCGTCGGAAGAAGATGTGCATTTACAAAAGTTCCTTGAAGAACACCGGCGGTTGTTTATCTCCGGTAATCCCATTTCATTTGCGAGCCTCTACGACAATCACGATGCGAAGCGAGAAATCGAGAATGACATTCGTACCCATGTTCAGCGCCTTCTTGACAAGAGTCTAACTAAATCTGTGATTGTGGAAATTAAGCATTTACCTGGGACAGGTGGCACTACGATCGCTCGTCGGGTGATGTGGGATCTCCACAAAGCATACCCTTGTGCTTTCATAGAGATAAACCCGCATCTCTACTATGACGAAGACAACAGTTATGCTGCTAAACTGGCCGACCGGATAGCAGCTTTAGAAGAGATTTGCCATACATCCCCTGTTATTCTTATAGATGGAAAACAGTCGAGGGCAATTGAAGGCCTTTCCAACAAACTTGTTAGGATGCTTGGTAACAAAGGAAAGCGGGCTCTCTTGTTGCGCTGCTTACACGGTTCCAAGACCACACCAAAAGAAACACAAGAGCCGTCGCGTGTTCATCAGGTGTTCTACGTTGATGTTAAGTTGGAAGATTCATATGCCGATTTAAATGAGTTTGACAAAATGTACAAGGAACTCATCGAAAACTCGTTGGGAGAGACAGGGAAATCAGGGCCTGCATGTCGTGTATTTCATTTCCCACTCTTGGCAATGTTGCAGACGTTTCGGCCCAAGCTTAAGAAAATAATCGACGATACTTGGGACGAGATGGAGAGCCTTCAACAAGAAATTGCCGTTGTTGTAGCTTTTCTCCAAAAGTATGCAAACCAGCCAACACCCGCCCTTCTCCTCTACGACGCTTTTAAAAGATACATCTATCTAGGAGAGCAAAAGAACGTGACATATGACGACATCAAGCAATTGTTCACAGGACATCTGCTGAATCTAATGGTCCCTTCAAACCCGTTGCTTCGTCGAGGAAGGGACTATCGATTGCAGGAGTCATCACCAAAAAGTTATACTTTCCAGCATCGAGTAGTGGCAGAGATGTTGCTGAAGAAGGCTTTGGAAACCCAAGGTTGTGACTTGTTTCGAGTGGTAAACCAATTCCTTCAGTTTCCAATTTTCCAGCGGGAAGATTTTATGTCTTTTCTTGAAGTGTTATTTGTTCACAACAAGGATGGTGAAAAGAAGCGGAAATTTTCAGTTCTTTTCGAAGAGCTAAAAGCCATCAACCAAGAACGTGCTGCGGAAATATTTTGTGACGCGGGAGAGAAGACCGGGAATTCAGTAGTAATTTCTCACGCAGCAAGATTTTTTGCCAAGATGGTTCCCCCTTCATTCTCTCGAGCAAAGGAGCTCATTGAACGAGCTTTTCAAGCCAAAAACGCAAAACAGAGGTTCAGAATCCTTTGCAACGCGAAAGGCAATGTGCTGTATGTTGAGCTAGCTTACATGTCCAACACTGGGAGAGTTAGAGATCTGGCAAAGCTTGAAGAACTGGCTACTAAAGTACTCGAGGCTTATAAAGAAGCTCGCAATTTTCCTCCAACCTACCCCAATCCTTTAATTGGCGAAGTTAATGTTTGGCTAGCATGCATCAGCTGGATCATGAAAAACATCTGTAACCGTGATtcagaaaaaactttgaagttCCTAGCTAACCAGTGTCCTCCATTTTTTCGTACTTGCGTTAGCGATTCCTTTTGTCTGCTTGATGTTGTTGACAGAATTGTCCAAAGTGTGCCAAGCTTGGCAGATCCTGAGGAAACACAGCAAAAGTGTCACGATGCAAGGCTCTCGCTGATGAAGACCTTTCGGACAGGTCTGCCTTCAAATGGACGTGGACGTGATGCAGAAGATGTAGTTCAAGCTTGTAAGGCACTTTGCAGTGCGAAGAACTTCCCAAGGTCTTCAGCGTTAGAGTTAAAGAGACTGCAGGCTCTGTTTCTCTTCAATTCAGGTGATGCAATCGACAACTTAAAACAAGAGCACCTTTTGTTCTTACAGAGGCTTCTAGGTGACCTTgtgttcaaagaaaatgaatatcGCTTTGCGTACCATTTAATGAAAGTTTGCGTTCTGGTCACTGGACCAAAGAGTTACAGTCTTGAACAGGGTTTAGCCGTGACGGAAAAGTGGTTAGAAGTGTCACGTCATGACTCTCTTCCATACTTCTACCAGATGGCGATTTGTTTTCTCAAGATTTTAGATGGAAATGCCATAGAATTCATGCCGAAATACTTGAAAGCTTTGAAGGCATGCCGTGACAAGTCACAGAGCCATTGCCGCCTTACTCAGTCCACGCTTTTTGTGGGTAAAGATGGGAAGGGAATGTCTCGCCTCGTCACCCGCAACACCTTGTTCCGCGGCGAAACTGACTACTCGACCGCCGTCCAGTCAGATACAGTACCCAGGTTCTGGCAAGTCGAGATCAGGAAAAAGTTACTAGAGTGCAAAGGAAGAATCCGCGTGGGGCCATCCTCTGATCGAGATAAAAGGCTAAAAACCTACATCGAACTGATTCAAGGACAAGTGGAGCTCTACGTGGCGAAGAGTGCAGGTATTGGACAGGTGGAGAGAGATTTCACCAAAGGTCAGTTGGCCTACTTTGTGATTAGTTTTAACCTTCAAGGCCCAGTGGCTAACGGAATAACCCTTGAACCACAGAATCCAACAGCGAGTTAGAAGGAACACAAGTTGATATTGAATCGATGATCTTTCTTACTTGTGATGATCATGAAGGGACAACAAAAAAAGGTTATCGCTTTCTTAATTCAAGATCTGACTGAATCATCCGGACTTCAAAGTTGAAAACTACCTGTCACATTTTTTCAAGGAGATGTAATAGTAACACAAAAATGATTTACTGCATGATTTAAATTCCTTAACGTTATTCAAGTAGAATAATCGCTTTTGGACAAAGACCCTAAAACGTACAGTTTGAAGGGAGTTAAAGAGTTCAGTCACTGCTAACTTGAGAGTTGACCTGTGAACAGGCTCCTTGAGCAAGCGCGTACAGAAGAGGTAAATTATTAAGCAAGTTGATAATTAGTTGACCTGGTTAATGCATGGATCAATTTTGCCTATAATTTTCCACGGGCAATCCCCGGACAAGTCCAGCTTTTTGGGTCCTGGGTTGGGGATTTCCTCAAAGTTATCCTGTTCAGGTGGCAGGGGGTGAGGCGAATTGAAAATTACATTTACTTACTCTTGAACCAACCTACCCGGggcttttttttcttggaatctGGACGGGAACCCtccttagagtaacattttgtgttatctttACCGTATCTTGGAGTGAAGGCTGAACAGTATATTTGTAAGCTCGAGTTGCATGTCCTTAGATAAGAAACCTTGATTAAAAATTTAGCTTAATCGTGGGTAAGACTTAAgtatctttcgaggaaccgggccctgaaCGTGTAAACGGTCTCGTACCCGTTTCGCAAGGCTCCCCAATACCGTGGTGCTGTCAATAACTCCTCCAaggttttattttcatacgctcGCTCGACGATCTCTTAAGAGATAATAGAAGATCAGTCTTGAAAAGTAAGTCACTTCTCGGTTGACAGGACGTCGCCAAACCGAGTGGAGATAGCCTGCTTGGCATGCGTCGAATGGGGAGGGAAAAAAGGGGTGAAAGGAAAAGTTGAGTTAATTGGCAGCTTACGTGGAGACAACAATCCATTTCTGAGAAAAACCTCTACAATATGACGTCTGCTTATTAGagttaatagagacctttagattcgaggacgagaacggctaccagtacgagatttgactcgAATTTTTTTCGCCTATTGtcaaaatatagacttcccggaaagctatgttttatcatatttcacaagaaaagttagcactgttacctttactGAAGGAGGTTTCGCGCTTTCCccatcgcaaaatgataaaacttctaacatttgataacttgttttcgccaccacgacattcgcgttaaaactcgtagtagaatgacgacggctaccacattttcccgccaaaatgacgctggttcacgcgcgtgcactacttagtattgagaaaatctcgtactcgtagtggTACTCGTCtgagaatctaaagctctctaatttTAACCTTACCAAATAACAAGTTTTATAGCTAAGGATGCGTTTAAGCGATgtttttttgaataaaaattcaCTGCAGCTGTGCTTAAGGCCTGCATATTTTTAAGTGCTAAAAGCGAGTTCTGCTATTAATTACATTATTTGTAAAAGTATTGTATCTGTTTAGTGGATTTGAATCTGTCTGTAAGTATTGAACCAGAGGGGGTACTTTAGGAGTTTTcatgggtggggatgtgccgctgggaccctggaacccttagcctataccagagctagttcagctgaattttacTACCCTATATTAGATCTAACTCCCAAAATCCCcgctatcctagagtagctgttttccagaaactactgaggtcactagcacagtccaaAAAAACCCGACTTGatttgtttatagttttgagtggcaattcccggttCCCCAGTTTAGACTAAAATCTTCTACcaacagacctttttaccgatacggcggccatattgaattgatttgatttaaggagtattataggatgcccagggggcatgagcacatttcttTGTATTTACGAGCGTCTTCGGGGCATTTTTGTCTCAAAGTTTTGTTAGAATAAggttgtaatgggaaaaaagatcgttgtgccgtttttggacgtaataatgatcgcctttttccgagtaatatacagtgaaagaccatatttctaatactaagcCAAAAaatgcgatgattattacatccaaacacggcaaaaggatcttttttccttttagaatcttattctaagaaaattttaaaaaaaaatgtcccgaagGGCGCTcgtacaaacaaaacaaatgtgctcatgcccccttggcatcccataatactccttaaatcaaattaattcaatatagCCGCCGTATcggtgaaaaggtctattgacgAGTtgcctggaaaatgataccctattctagacccaaactctcatTTATATACCCTATTCCAGAGTAAGCgtcttgaaaaccatacccttcacagtggcacatacctatatagcccatatatggcagtacccccctaGATATTAGACTACAACCAAATCTGTATCGAAATACAAAGAGCGTTCCCCCAATAGTTCTAAGGCATCGTAAAGGTGTAATCTTGCCCAGCAAGTCGTGAAACGTGTAATAAAAATGTTGACAATCATATTCTGAGGTTTTAAAAATACACCTCTACGCGCATTCATCTGTGACGCACTTGGATTTCATCCGAATCTAGTCGTAATTTGTGGTGCTCCAAGAAATCTGTTACTTGTGTTTTATGAGGTTGTTGTCCCCACTTCCCTCGCATCATAGTTTATATAATTAAAGTGGAACGGCGGAAACCCTTTCTTATATGttattg
The sequence above is a segment of the Porites lutea chromosome 3, jaPorLute2.1, whole genome shotgun sequence genome. Coding sequences within it:
- the LOC140930431 gene encoding uncharacterized protein is translated as MENSEETQNTEITPESNNSVSPSVTRAPESPCDDHGRDSASDKIIASAMSAKEEDKEVTLLECSPTDKKKKKKSRKKKKSAGSGGNATSVAPDEEADPNDPSLSNIGKLTLEKEGENIEETLESKSPNKRKKKKKGKKTESISSASPEPPCSADDVNGLTGCELQTDDKQVNEAEMSAGAVADVTPQPEIKKVRDEENSDVSNIPHPPSTEKEGDDVMDSAKETHKESDDGCNTSVAENTETTETRKGDLCTSGEDENESAEVACSDRNPDTSAAVAFSIQPKVEDLESDAEDNSSSILNCEGRSILCIFKLIYGVGLQALRKLFLEMNPSWTNQPSDAAAFDRGKMKLNKEEENVFNSGNIDKWDFSLITTALLFSKTCVFEMSKRPGYNIALQELKKIRNKLLGHPSTDGMSDDDFNIFWPQLSAHFVTLGADPVEIADIKIQSDADLRAGGYYKSLFIEEKTKFFHYNERLDSIERKVDAIADALSSCKTPVSPKDLSGPNWDAWLRFRDAVGDFDTRNYQYILVTDALSQENLDCFSILRSVPWKMVLDFDPMSEEKGFYREFTSHEGQGNLVSMVTPAEMKPKSMINLAREIDCSKIQWLFVNGRSSDAGGKQQEFPEWEATSVKEISRFFGCYCDPDKFDRQKPVVCLILPFNQRTVPYLERTLGRLFENFVDQFRLEVVSFKQKQQLSVLGQVKIRLIDLPPDLVHLGLKQMLCLSSSQQYRMPSSQAKVYAELSEKEYLYLKEHLELLYDSCEELPVPNNSSEEDVHLQKFLEEHRRLFISGNPISFASLYDNHDAKREIENDIRTHVQRLLDKSLTKSVIVEIKHLPGTGGTTIARRVMWDLHKAYPCAFIEINPHLYYDEDNSYAAKLADRIAALEEICHTSPVILIDGKQSRAIEGLSNKLVRMLGNKGKRALLLRCLHGSKTTPKETQEPSRVHQVFYVDVKLEDSYADLNEFDKMYKELIENSLGETGKSGPACRVFHFPLLAMLQTFRPKLKKIIDDTWDEMESLQQEIAVVVAFLQKYANQPTPALLLYDAFKRYIYLGEQKNVTYDDIKQLFTGHLLNLMVPSNPLLRRGRDYRLQESSPKSYTFQHRVVAEMLLKKALETQGCDLFRVVNQFLQFPIFQREDFMSFLEVLFVHNKDGEKKRKFSVLFEELKAINQERAAEIFCDAGEKTGNSVVISHAARFFAKMVPPSFSRAKELIERAFQAKNAKQRFRILCNAKGNVLYVELAYMSNTGRVRDLAKLEELATKVLEAYKEARNFPPTYPNPLIGEVNVWLACISWIMKNICNRDSEKTLKFLANQCPPFFRTCVSDSFCLLDVVDRIVQSVPSLADPEETQQKCHDARLSLMKTFRTGLPSNGRGRDAEDVVQACKALCSAKNFPRSSALELKRLQALFLFNSGDAIDNLKQEHLLFLQRLLGDLVFKENEYRFAYHLMKVCVLVTGPKSYSLEQGLAVTEKWLEVSRHDSLPYFYQMAICFLKILDGNAIEFMPKYLKALKACRDKSQSHCRLTQSTLFVGKDGKGMSRLVTRNTLFRGETDYSTAVQSDTVPRFWQVEIRKKLLECKGRIRVGPSSDRDKRLKTYIELIQGQVELYVAKSAGIGQVERDFTKGQLAYFVISFNLQGPVANGITLEPQNPTAS